A genomic stretch from Coffea arabica cultivar ET-39 chromosome 10c, Coffea Arabica ET-39 HiFi, whole genome shotgun sequence includes:
- the LOC113713406 gene encoding filament-like plant protein yields MEKRKWLWKKKPSERSPGETDSSGSSLSERYSDEQQIEPEEVKDSPNDRTQSPEVTSKVVLADEEVTDTVKNLTAKLSSALVNVSVKEDLVKQHAKVAEEAVAGWEKAENEVTVLKQQLEAAVQQNLALEVRASHLDSALKECVRELRQARDEQEARINDAVAQKTSELESVKIELENQLHQLKTNVESTLTRYPASADPNIQLKLESLEKENSILKFELLSRSEELEIRTIERDLSTQAAETASKQQLEGIKKVVKLEAECRRLQTVARKSSSSYDHRSTASSICAESVTDSQPDSGDRVNSIDNTHKKLEPNEWERNHSDSWASALIAELDQFKNEKGLAKDSLASSVEIDMMDDFLEMERLVALPDAQSKFPSLESEPMACKSSAIENSVKPELETMVNRVAELEERLKKIEEEKTELQHALTESEDSLMASRAELHETESRLEDLQKELCVVNEAKELLEFQLIGMEVEARTLSANVDSLKAEVQKERSSSAKMAMEYQELENELIKKSQEIELQQAANSNSELKIKQEDLAVAADKLAECQQTIASLGKQLQSLATLEDFLTDTSNLPGFSGNKAMVPASAAEWKARANDAFVPKYESDPSGTPAYTSSLSTNGIEGESPASSSSSTSSANSTSARNRNGFVRLFSRSKSGIQLENHQG; encoded by the exons atggaaaaaagaaaatggttgtGGAAGAAAAAACCTTCAGAGAGGAGCCCTGGTGAAACTGATAGCTCGGGATCATCACTTTCAGAGAGATACTCAGATGAGCAGCAG ATTGAGCCGGAGGAAGTGAAGGATTCTCCAAATGATAGGACTCAATCACCAGAAGTCACTTCAAAAGTTGTACTTGCTGATGAAGAAGTTACAGATACTGTTAAGAATCTGACAGCAAAATTATCATCTGCCCTTGTCAATGTCAGTGTCAAAGAAGACTTAGTCAAGCAGCACGCCAAAGTTGCTGAAGAAGCTGTTGCAG GCTGGGAAAAGGCAGAAAATGAAGTGACAGTTTTAAAGCAGCAGCTTGAGGCAGCTGTCCAGCAGAACTTGGCTTTGGAAGTTCGGGCGAGTCATCTTGATTCTGCTCTCAAGGAATGTGTCAGGGAATTGAGGCAAGCAAGAGATGAGCAGGAGGCAAGAATTAATGATGCTGTGGCACAAAAAACTAGTGAATTGGAATCTGTTAAAATTGAACTTGAGAACCAGCTACACCAGCTAAAGACTAATGTAGAATCTACACTAACTCGTTATCCTGCATCTGCAGATCCAAACATTCAACTTAAGCTTGAATCTTTGGAGAAAGAAAACTCAATTCTCAAGTTTGAGCTTCTTTCTCGTTCTGAAGAGTTAGAAATTAGGACTATTGAGAGGGACTTGAGCACCCAAGCTGCAGAAACAGCTAGCAAGCAGCAACTAGAAGGCATAAAGAAGGTTGTCAAGCTTGAGGCTGAGTGTAGAAGGCTGCAGACTGTTGCTCGCAAATCATCATCAAGTTATGATCACAGGTCTACTGCTTCCTCTATTTGTGCGGAGTCTGTTACCGACAGTCAACCTGACAGTGGTGACCGCGTCAATTCAATAGACAATACTCACAAGAAATTAGAGCCAAATGAGTGGGAGCGAAACCACTCAGATTCATGGGCGTCAGCTCTCATTGCTGAGCTAGAtcaatttaaaaatgaaaagggaTTGGCTAAAGATTCTCTAGCCTCCTCAGTGGAGATcgatatgatggatgattttcttgaaatggAGCGACTTGTTGCATTGCCTGACGCTCAGAGCAAATTTCCTTCACTTGAATCGGAACCCATGGCATGCAAGTCTAGTGCTATAGAGAACTCGGTAAAACCTGAGCTTGAAACCATGGTAAATAGGGTAGCTGAACTTGAGGAGAGACTGAAGAAGATTGAAGAAGAGAAAACTGAACTACAGCATGCCTTGACTGAAAGCGAGGATTCCCTTATGGCATCACGAGCAGAACTTCATGAGACTGAAAGCAGGCTTGAAGATTTGCAGAAAGAGCTTTGTGTTGTGAACGAGGCCAAGGAGTTGCTTGAGTTTCAGCTTATAGGTATGGAAGTAGAAGCACGGACCCTGTCAGCAAATGTTGATTCTTTAAAGGCTGAAGTCCAGAAGGAACGTAGTTCTTCAGCCAAAATGGCAATGGAATATCAGGAGTTAGAGAATGAGCTTATCAAAAAATCGCAAGAAATTGAGCTTCAGCAAGCAGCAAATTCAAACAGCGAGTTAAAAATAAAGCAG GAGGACCTAGCCGTAGCAGCTGATAAACTTGCAGAATGCCAGCAAACAATTGCATCCCTTGGAAAGCAGCTTCAGTCGCTAGCTACGTTGGAAGATTTCTTAACTGACACTTCAAACCTACCAGGTTTTTCTGGGAACAAAGCAATGGTTCCTGCGTCCGCTGCAGAGTGGAAGGCGCGTGCAAATGATGCATTTGTGCCTAAATATGAATCAGATCCTTCCGGAACACCAGCATATACTTCTAGCCTCTCAACGAATGGGATTGAAGGGGAATCACCagcatcttcatcatcatcaactTCATCTGCTAATAGTACCTCTGCCAGAAACCGTAATGGTTTTGTCCGGCTTTTCTCTCGAAGTAAGAGCGGAATACAACTTGAAAATCATCAAGGATAG